A portion of the Bdellovibrionales bacterium genome contains these proteins:
- the arfB gene encoding aminoacyl-tRNA hydrolase: protein MTPFIWKRILDELDFRYSRSSGPGGQHVNKTESKAEVRWNLAQTHALTEDQKAKALADLQTLLRKGEYIIVTSEEYRSREQNKEICISKLKKMIEKALFIPKKRIKTKPSKAAKTKRIESKKQRGEIKKTRKQYRF, encoded by the coding sequence ATGACTCCTTTCATCTGGAAGAGAATCTTGGACGAATTGGATTTTCGTTACAGCCGAAGCTCGGGCCCCGGCGGTCAGCACGTCAATAAAACTGAGTCAAAAGCTGAAGTCCGATGGAATCTCGCACAAACCCATGCCTTGACAGAAGATCAAAAGGCCAAAGCTCTCGCTGACCTTCAAACCCTCTTAAGAAAGGGCGAATACATCATTGTAACATCGGAAGAATACCGCAGCAGAGAACAAAACAAAGAAATTTGCATTTCGAAACTAAAGAAAATGATTGAGAAGGCCCTATTTATTCCAAAAAAGAGGATTAAAACAAAGCCGTCAAAAGCTGCAAAAACAAAACGTATTGAGTCGAAAAAACAACGTGGGGAAATCAAAAAGACGCGCAAACAGTACAGATTTTGA
- a CDS encoding MotA/TolQ/ExbB proton channel family protein, translated as MFTYISEAFTHGGIWMYAILGVHVFSIAIIVERAYFLYLRRSPGQKQLARHFEDDIKKGQIDQALSKARNISQSNALGSVAVAGIQSAINLGGKDEIHAKMEEVLSSENAKLEKRTSLLSMIGNVSTLIGLLGTITGMIKSFSAVSLANGAEKATILSTGISEAMNCTAYGLVVAIPALVMYSVLSNRTNELQEDLNQASTKVLNWLCYSFENVPRAKRKSI; from the coding sequence ATGTTTACGTATATTTCAGAGGCTTTCACTCATGGCGGAATTTGGATGTATGCCATTTTGGGCGTGCACGTATTTTCCATTGCTATCATTGTCGAGAGAGCCTATTTCCTGTATCTGAGGAGATCCCCAGGACAAAAACAATTAGCTCGGCATTTTGAAGACGACATCAAAAAAGGTCAAATCGATCAAGCCTTAAGCAAGGCTCGAAACATCTCCCAGTCAAATGCATTGGGTTCAGTGGCCGTCGCCGGAATCCAATCGGCTATCAATCTGGGTGGGAAAGACGAAATTCATGCAAAGATGGAAGAAGTGCTTTCATCGGAAAATGCAAAACTCGAAAAGAGGACATCTTTACTGTCGATGATAGGAAACGTATCAACCCTCATCGGCCTACTGGGTACGATTACAGGGATGATTAAATCCTTTTCGGCTGTGAGTTTAGCCAATGGAGCCGAAAAAGCGACAATTCTCTCGACAGGCATTTCAGAAGCAATGAACTGCACAGCCTATGGACTTGTCGTCGCCATCCCAGCTCTTGTCATGTATTCAGTGCTTTCTAACAGAACCAATGAGCTACAAGAGGATTTGAATCAGGCTTCTACGAAAGTTCTCAACTGGCTTTGCTATAGCTTCGAAAATGTACCGCGCGCAAAACGGAAATCTATATAG